A window of Streptomyces sp. Je 1-332 genomic DNA:
ACGTGGCCCGCATGGCTCACTTGACCGAGCCCGCGGTGAGTCCCGACTTCCAGAAGCGCTGCAGCAGTATGAAGGCGAGGATCAGGGGGCGAGACGGTCGCCGAGTTGTTCCAGGTGTAGAGGCCGAGGCTGACCGGGTACAGCTTCTCGTCCGAAAGCATCACCATGGGCAGGAAGAAGTTGTTCCAGATGGCGGTGAGCTGGAAGAGGAACACGGTGCCGAGGCCGGGGCCCAGCATCCGCAGGGAGACGGCGAAGGTGGAGCCGCCGTGGGTGCCGACGACCCGGTTCCGGGGGCCCACTGCGGGACGCGCCGCTCGCGCGCCTTGCCGGCCCGCCTGTGTCCAGGTCGGCGATGTTCGTCGCGAACAGCACCGGGGCGCCAGCCCTCCGGCGCGAACGTCTGCTCCTCGCCGAAGCCGGTGGCCGTACCTTCGACACGGCAGCTGATTCGAAATGGGAACCATTTTCATATAGCCTCGTCGACGCACTGCCGAGAAAGGATCCAGAGACCATGGCCGTACCCAAGCGGAAAATGTCCCGCAGCAACACACGCCACCGCCGCGCCCAGTGGAAGGCGGCCACCCCGCAGCTCGCGCCGGTCACGGTCGACGGCTCGGCCCACCTCGTCCCCCAGCGACTGGCCAAGGCGTACGAGCGTGGGCTACTGCGCCCCTAGGCCGGCCTGTTCAGGTTTCCCTCGCGGGCCTCGGGTGCGTCCAGGGCGGCGGGCATG
This region includes:
- the rpmF gene encoding 50S ribosomal protein L32, whose protein sequence is MAVPKRKMSRSNTRHRRAQWKAATPQLAPVTVDGSAHLVPQRLAKAYERGLLRP